In one window of Nicotiana tabacum cultivar K326 chromosome 12, ASM71507v2, whole genome shotgun sequence DNA:
- the LOC142167224 gene encoding uncharacterized protein LOC142167224: MGHNKALHITIKCGDKVVYRVLVDGGSGVNISLLSTLRELGIHLRHVRDSHVRVRAFDGSQKDVIGEIYLALQIRPVEFPKLFQVMDISSSYNLLLGRPWIHMAGGVPSTLYQCMKFEWGCKEIVVHEKWSQSAYLEHVVSFIEGLGRVIFHAVEIMQTTKI; the protein is encoded by the coding sequence ATGGGTCACAACAAAGCTCTACACATCACTATCAAATGTGGAGATAAGGTGGTGTACCGAGTACTGGTTGATGGAGGATCAGGAGTCAATATCAGCCTGCTCTCTACTCTACGAGAGTTGGGTATCCATCTGAGACATGTCAGGGATAGTCATGTGAGAGTAAGGGCTTTTGATGGGTCGCAGAAGGATGTCATTGGAGAAATCTATTTGGCTCTGCAGATTAGACCAGTTGAGTTTCCCAAACTATTCCAAGTGATGGATATTTCATCTTCATACAACTTACTGCTAGGAAGACCTTGGATACACATGGCAGGGGGCGTCCCATCTACCCTTTATCAATGTATGAAGTTCGAATGGGGTTGTAAAGAGATCGTAGTCCATGAAAAATGGAGCCAATCAGCTTATCTGGAACATGTAGTCTCGTTCATAGAGGGATTAGGCAGGGTCATTTTCCACGCAGTTGAGATCATGCAGACCACCAAAATATAA
- the LOC142167225 gene encoding uncharacterized protein LOC142167225 — translation MPTGKLAKWQILLSEFDIVYITQKAIKGQALADHLAESPVNKDYEPLTIYFPGEEHYPASAKIRFPCTNNMVEYEACILGIRMAVDRNIKELFIIVNSDLLIHQVNEEWSTKNIKILPYLHCVKELCMKYTKIEFKHVPRIQNEFSNALATLSSMIQHPDKNYIDPIEVGIRDQHAYYFHVDEEPDDTWYRDIKRFLEASEYLESATNSQKWGIIRLANHFFLNGEVLYRRTPDLGLLRCVDAVEATRLLEEIHTGMIPQSIIIDNEDNLNSDLMREICEKFRIVNRISTAYRPQMNGAVEADNKNIKRILRKIVDNHSQWHEKLSFALLGYQSNMRTSTGATPHMLVYGTEAVIPAEVEISCLRVLRQMVRTSTADVPGGGGAALPVARGRGRAPAPARG, via the exons ATGCCTACAGGAAAGCTAGCTAAATGGCAAATTCTTCtcagtgaatttgacattgtgtacataacGCAGAAAGCCATCAAAGGACAAGCCTTAGCCGACCACCTTGCAGAGAGTCCAGTGAACAAGGATTATGAGCCACTCACTATATACTTTCCCGGTGAGGAG CACTATCCAGCATCAGCAAAGAttaggttcccttgcaccaataatatggttgAGTACGAAGCGTGCATCCTTGGGATCAGGATGGCAGTCGACAGGAACATCAAAGAGCTTTTCATTATAGTGAATTCTGATCTATTGATACATCAAGTTAATGAAGAATGGTCCACCAAAAATATCAAGATCCTTCCATACCTGCACTGTGTAAAAGAGTTATGCATGAAGTACACAAAGATCGAGTTCAAGCACGTTCCAAGGATCCAGAACGAGTTTTCCAATGCTCTTGCAACCTTATCATCCatgattcagcatccagataagaattatattgaccCTATAGAGGTAGGAATCAGGGATCAACATGCGTACTATTTTCATGTAGACGAAGAGCCAGATGATACATGGTACCGTGACATCAAAAGGTTCCTCGAAGCAAGTGAGTACCTAGAAAGTGCTACTAATAGTCAAAAGTGGGGGATTATAAGGCTGGCAAATCACTTTTTCCTTAATGGGGaagtcctgtataggaggaccccAGACTTGGGTCTGTTGAGATGTGTAGATGCCGTTGAAGCAACCAGATTGTTAGAAGAAATACACACAGGAAT GATACCCCAGTCAATCATCATTGACAATGAAGataatctcaacagtgatctcaTGAGAGAAATTTGCGAGAAGTTTAGAATTGTCAACCGCAtctctacagcctacaggccacaaatgaatggagcagttgaagcagacAACAAGAACATTAAAAGGATTCTGcgaaagatagtggacaatcatagtcaatggcatgagaagttatcctTTGCCTTACTGGGTTATCAAAGCAACATGAGAACATCCACTGGGGCAACACCACacatgttggtatatggaacgGAAGCTGTGATACCCGCAGAGGTTGAGATATCATGCTTAAGA